In bacterium, the DNA window AAAACGGTTTAAGCACCGAAGATTTCAACCGCCTGATGCCGCGCGAATTCTGGAGAGAAGTCGTGGACAGGGTGAATAAGGAACTGCCCGATACACTGCTTCTCGCGGAAGCGTTCTGGCTGATGGAAGGGTTTTTTGTCCGCACGCTCGGGATGCACAGGGTTTACAACAGCTCTTTTATGAATATGCTTAAAATGGAAGAGAACCAGAAATACCGCCAGGTCGTCAAAAACATCCTTGAATTCAACCCGCAGATATTAAAACGGTTTGTTAATTTCCAGAACAACCCCGACGAAGAAACCGCGGTCGCGCAGTTCGGCAAAGGCGATAAATATTTCGGCGTCTGCCTGATGATGGTAACCATGCCCGGGCTTCCGATGTTCGGCCACGGCCAGATAGAGGGGTTCGCCGAGAAATACGGCATGGAATACCGGAAAGCCTACCGGGACGAAGAAACCGACTGGGACCTTGTAAAACGCCATGAAGCCGACATCTTTCCCCTGATGAAAAAGCGGCACCTGTTCAGCGAAGTCGATAATTTTCTTATGTACGATTTTTACAGGAATGACGGTTCCGTTGATGAAAATGTCTTCGCATTCTCGAATATTTGCGGAGGGGAAAAGGGCCTCGTAATATATCACAATAAATACGCGTCGACATCCGGATGGATAAAATCTTCCTGCGCGATCTCAGTTGAAACCGGACGCGGGAAAAGGCATCTCATCCGGAAAACACTCGCGGAAGGCTTGAATATAAAAAATTCCGAAAACACTTTCTATCTCTTCAGGGACTACAAGTCGGGACTCCAGTACATAAGAAACGGCCGCGACCTCCATGAAAAAGGCCTGTTCCTCGGACTTGAAGCTTACCAGTACCATTCATTCCTCGACTTCAGCGAAATCGAAGACACTAAAGGGCATTACAGGGAAATCGCGCGGCTGCTCGACGGGAAAGGCATATATGATATCCGGGAAATGCTGCGGGAAATGATACTTTCCCCTGTCCACAACTCTCTTTGCCATATAATCAATAACCATTTTATCAAAGAACTGCTTGTGCAGGATAAAAGAGCGTCGGAAGACTTACCGAACCGCCTCGAAAAGTTTTACGGCGCGGTCAAATCCTATTATGAATCCGCCGCCGACATAAAAACCATCGCCAAAGACGCCAAAAAGGAATTTGACAGCCTTTTGGACATCGCCAAATCCCCCAAAACCGGAAAAACAGGGCAATATCTGCATTCGCAGGATTTGGACAGCGTCAATTTTTTCAAAAAAGCCGTCCTGATAATCATCTTAAAACATCTTAAGGAAATATACGCCGCGGACAATATGCGGATAATCGAAGAATTATCGCTCGAGAAAGCAATCTTCCGGGAACTTAAAGAAACAGGGCAGGACGACCTCCCGGCTTCGCAGGACAGCCTGCTCCTTAAAATCGTCTCGTCGTATCCCGAAGGGCTCGGCGAGGCGAAAACCGAAAAACCGAAAGACGCGTTAAACCGCATATTCAAAGACGGCTTTGTATCCCATTACCTTGATTTTAACGAATACGAGGGCATCCTGTGGTTTAACAAGGAAAAATTCGAGATTCTGCTCTACTGGCTTTTCATCACCGCGCTGATCAACAGCCGGGAACCAGGAAAATCCGCAACCCTTTATAAGCCTGTATCGGAAATTTACAAGGCGCTGCAGAAATCCGAATATAAAGTCAACAAACTTCTGGAACTTATCGCTTAATTCTCTTATTTTCCAAACAGCCCTTTGAATTTATCTTTTATGGAGTCAACCGATCCTTTCACGCCTTCCTTAACTCCCTCGATATTTTCTCCGTCCGTTATATTTTTGAGCTGGTCAACGGCCTGCGTCGCCTGTTCACTGACGCCCGATACAATATCTGAAATACTGCCTTCAAGCGCCTTTAAATTGAAGTTGGCAAGCTGCGCGATCGTTGTTTTCGCGAGTGTCCTCGTAACAAGAAGCGTCACAAGTTTGTAGGGATCGGTAATATTCTCAAATTCCTCATCTATATTTATATCGAAAGAATAGACTTCGGGTGTTTTGCCTTTTGAATAATCTTTATAGACCGCTTTATCTATTTTCAGGCGCAGTTTATCTATCTGCCATGTCATAGGCCGGGTTTCCGCGGGTTTTTCCGCCGCAACTTTTTTCGCTTCCGCGGGTTTTTCTCCCTTTTCGGCAACAACTTTAAGCGCGTTCAGGTTCAACTCGCCCTTCGCGTTTTTTATGACAGACAGTTCCGCAAGATGTATTTTCATGTCTTCAAGATGCACGTGCTTTTTCAGCATCGCTTTTACATCGCAATCGACATATATTGCGGGGAAATCGAACATTATTTTGTCTTCGAATTCCGCCGGGTTCCTGAGCTTAAGCCCTTTAATGTCCACCGTCTGGTTCTGCAGGCCGATTGCAAGGCTCTCCATTGTAAGTTGGAGGCCTGTCATATCTTTCACGGCTTTCTCTATCGCGCCTTTAATGATAGTATCTTTAAAGACAATCAGGCCGGCGACAACAACAAGTATTATCACTATTACGGTCAGTAAAAACTTTTTCATATTCATCCCCCCGATTTTTAAAATTTAAATTCCGAAAAAGGATTAAACCCTTTCCTGACAAACAAATACCACGCGCTTGAATGGACATTTATTCCCGTCATATCAGTCGGGTCGTCAGGCCACCTGCTCTGATTCGCCACTCCCGGAAGCCCGCGCGTTCCCGGATAATACCTGCTTTCCATTATCGCTTTTTCCGTTTCGGCCAGGTAATATTTTTCTCTCTTCTTATCTCCCATGGCCTGGAATGCCGATACAATCTCGATTGTGCACGATAATTCAAGGCGGCCTTCCGTATAGTCTTGCGGCATATAGGCAAACCCGGCCATTTCTTTGCCGGACGCGTCTGCTGTTACGCTGAGTTTATAATTTTTCTCAAAAAATTCCAACGGATATTTATCCGCGTCAAGAAACACAAGATACGCCCATGCCTGAAGTTCGCTGTCAGTTTCGGAAACCGTCGTGCCTATCCTTATGCGCTTCTCACCGGGTATATACATGGAATCAAGAAACTCCTTTATCTCATTTCTGACAGATGCTTTATCTTCAAAAGGGGCAAGGGCGGCGTACGCGTCAAGATTTCCTTCGGACGATTTTGCCCTGAGCATTGTCCTGCCGTCCCCCGTAAATCCGTACCAGAGCCCGAAATCCCCCGTCTCATAAATCTCATTACCCTCTTTGTCCTGCATATCGCCCAGCCAGTCGGCTATCGCTTTCATCATATCATCATATTGCCGCTCCCCTGTTTCGCTCTTATAAAAATTAAGCGCCATGAGCAGCCAGGAGTTATCGCCTACCCACCTGTAAGAATTCCAGTCCGCCTCGCCGCTGGATGGGCGCCTCATCTGCAAAAATCCCCTTTGGGTTATGCCTGGGCCCGAAAATTCTTCCGCTTTTTTATTTAAAAAATAATCAAATATCTTTCCGGCTCTTTCATAATCCCCGTAAAGGGTAAACACCATAGCCGCCGTTGAAAGCTGGTAAGTCGAACAGATATCAACTCCTTCGGCGCCCTGAAAAAGCCCGTTTTCATTCTGGGCCGAGCAGAACCATTCATACACGGATTTTTCCTTATCATCGGCAAACCGGGTTTCCGCGGAATAAACGGGGCGGGCGGCAAAAAGGGAAACAAAAAACAGCAAAACCAAAAATAATCTTCTGAAAATAAACTCTTTAAAATCTGTTTTTCTGATTTTCATTTTATTAAAAACCGAAGATAATTTCCTTTGAACAGGGTGGCAGACTGATTGTTCCCGCCTTCGCGGACGCGGTTTCCCGGCCGTTGATTTTCATATATTTTATTTTTTTATTTACAGGTATTTTGATTTTAAATCCGCCTGAAGGAGGCGCTTTCATCCCTATATCAAGCCTGATAACTTTTTCTCCTGCAAGACATTCAAGCCTGAAACTGATTTTTCCGAAATGCGTCGGGGCATCTTTAACTTCAATGCTTTTTCCCTCTTCAAACCAGCTTTCAGGAACAGCCGGGCAAAGAACGATTTGATTGTTTTCCTCTCTTATGAGCATATTCCTCAAAAGCAGGATATAAAACGCCGCCGACCAGCCGTGCGGAACATCGCCTATGATGCCGACCGCTATTTCCCATTTC includes these proteins:
- a CDS encoding AsmA family protein yields the protein MKKFLLTVIVIILVVVAGLIVFKDTIIKGAIEKAVKDMTGLQLTMESLAIGLQNQTVDIKGLKLRNPAEFEDKIMFDFPAIYVDCDVKAMLKKHVHLEDMKIHLAELSVIKNAKGELNLNALKVVAEKGEKPAEAKKVAAEKPAETRPMTWQIDKLRLKIDKAVYKDYSKGKTPEVYSFDINIDEEFENITDPYKLVTLLVTRTLAKTTIAQLANFNLKALEGSISDIVSGVSEQATQAVDQLKNITDGENIEGVKEGVKGSVDSIKDKFKGLFGK
- a CDS encoding alpha-amylase family glycosyl hydrolase, whose product is MVKKPIKVKRYFPLEFQLSKRQWDTYRLKEGIFNDPEEPKPPCLPLIRKIVKRIYEIKGHELFAKNPLRAGKLNAAGLINEVFRHIIMLYENNTNPEALKKTLDYSSKKMKSPDFLETFISHFPPYDVIRARRAEKEYLLNKTDSMPNTELTALEMILLHLANKNKAVSSYREFFDDKELSEKTPYAKTLKAFREFLDKEPGFGKNNKPIIDFLLEPIQASEDSLEGQLKYIKDNWAEFLPEDILNRILTALDVLKEEEKEGWLGKGPNLVMRFKDLSDYPEYAKYTHSPEYEHFSEDKNWMSKVVIIAKSTYVWLDQLSKKYSRPINKIDLIPDEELDRLADWGFTGLWLIGIWERSPASQKIKQICGNPEALASAYSLYDYTISADLGGETAFQSLKARAWQRGIRLATDVVPNHMGVYSKWVIEHPDWFIQLDYPPYPGYSFSGPDISDDQRVSIQIEDGYWTKRDAAVVFKRYDKHTGSTKYMYHGNDGTSMPWNDTAQLNFLKEEVREAVIQSILNVARHFSIIRLDAAMTLAKRHYQRLWFPHPGTGGGIPSRAENGLSTEDFNRLMPREFWREVVDRVNKELPDTLLLAEAFWLMEGFFVRTLGMHRVYNSSFMNMLKMEENQKYRQVVKNILEFNPQILKRFVNFQNNPDEETAVAQFGKGDKYFGVCLMMVTMPGLPMFGHGQIEGFAEKYGMEYRKAYRDEETDWDLVKRHEADIFPLMKKRHLFSEVDNFLMYDFYRNDGSVDENVFAFSNICGGEKGLVIYHNKYASTSGWIKSSCAISVETGRGKRHLIRKTLAEGLNIKNSENTFYLFRDYKSGLQYIRNGRDLHEKGLFLGLEAYQYHSFLDFSEIEDTKGHYREIARLLDGKGIYDIREMLREMILSPVHNSLCHIINNHFIKELLVQDKRASEDLPNRLEKFYGAVKSYYESAADIKTIAKDAKKEFDSLLDIAKSPKTGKTGQYLHSQDLDSVNFFKKAVLIIILKHLKEIYAADNMRIIEELSLEKAIFRELKETGQDDLPASQDSLLLKIVSSYPEGLGEAKTEKPKDALNRIFKDGFVSHYLDFNEYEGILWFNKEKFEILLYWLFITALINSREPGKSATLYKPVSEIYKALQKSEYKVNKLLELIA